One genomic segment of Amycolatopsis granulosa includes these proteins:
- a CDS encoding D-sedoheptulose-7-phosphate isomerase translates to MSASTLPNVARGHLDILDETLSALRRQTGRLTRWGQALAERLGEGNRLLAAGNGGSAAEAQQLTAELLGRYHDDRPPFSAIALRADTSSFTAVGDEYEYDHAEVFARQVRAHARPRDVLLLLSASGRSRNLVRAAEEGARAGATVWALTGPTPNPLANVAADALCLPGTAATVQEAHLVAIHILCAEVENVLAGGGAERRVS, encoded by the coding sequence ATGAGCGCGTCCACCCTTCCCAACGTGGCGCGTGGACACCTGGACATCCTGGACGAGACGCTGAGCGCGCTCCGCCGGCAGACGGGGCGCCTCACGCGCTGGGGTCAGGCGCTCGCCGAGCGGCTGGGCGAAGGCAACCGGCTGCTCGCGGCGGGCAACGGCGGCTCCGCCGCCGAGGCCCAGCAGCTCACCGCGGAGCTGCTGGGCCGCTACCACGACGACCGGCCACCGTTCTCGGCGATCGCCCTGCGCGCGGACACCTCCAGCTTCACGGCCGTGGGCGACGAATACGAGTACGACCACGCCGAGGTGTTCGCCCGGCAGGTGCGGGCACACGCACGCCCGCGCGACGTCCTCCTGCTGCTGTCGGCCAGCGGCCGCAGCCGCAACCTGGTGCGGGCGGCCGAGGAAGGCGCACGCGCCGGGGCAACGGTGTGGGCGCTGACCGGCCCGACGCCCAATCCGCTCGCCAACGTCGCCGCGGACGCCCTGTGCCTGCCCGGCACGGCCGCCACCGTGCAGGAAGCTCACCTGGTCGCCATCCACATCCTGTGCGCGGAGGTGGAGAACGTGCTGGCCGGCGGGGGCGCCGAGCGGCGCGTCTCCTGA
- a CDS encoding helix-turn-helix domain-containing protein, giving the protein MGGRLDTSRLYAALDAERESRGLSWRQLAAEAGVSASLVSRMSNGHRPDLDGFIALVQWLGMPAETFMVWPEGEPDGRRRPSLEAQLAPLLRAEEELSAADQQHVIDVVGLTMRHIRARNKELQ; this is encoded by the coding sequence ATGGGCGGACGACTGGACACGAGCAGGCTGTACGCGGCGCTGGACGCGGAGCGGGAGTCTCGCGGCCTGTCCTGGCGGCAGCTCGCGGCCGAGGCCGGGGTGAGCGCGTCCCTCGTCAGCCGGATGAGCAACGGCCACCGGCCGGACCTGGACGGGTTCATCGCGCTCGTCCAGTGGCTCGGCATGCCCGCCGAGACGTTCATGGTGTGGCCGGAGGGTGAGCCCGACGGGCGGCGCCGGCCCTCGCTCGAAGCGCAGCTCGCGCCGCTGCTCCGGGCCGAGGAAGAACTCAGTGCGGCCGACCAGCAGCACGTGATCGACGTGGTCGGCCTGACCATGCGACACATCCGCGCAAGGAACAAGGAGCTGCAATGA
- a CDS encoding HoxN/HupN/NixA family nickel/cobalt transporter, whose product MACCILALNVAGWGVLLLLVVPRHFAIGASGVFGVGLGVTAFTLGMRHAFDADHIAAIDNTTRKLIAEGRRPLTVGFWFSLGHSTIVFGLCLLLSLGVRALAGEVEDGSSTLHDVTGVIGLSVSGTFLCLLGVINLVVLVGILRLARDLRGGRFDEAELEARLAGRGLLNRVLGRVTAAVRKPWHIYPVGVLFGLGFDTATEVGLLVLAGGAAAFALPWYAVLVLPILFAAGMTLFDAADGFLMNYAYGWAFARPARKIFYNIAVTALSVVVALVIGVIELISVVVDRTGITSGPLASIAEINLDHAGFVIVGLFAFTWVVAWLVWRLGRIEERWTADAE is encoded by the coding sequence ATGGCCTGCTGCATCCTGGCGCTCAACGTCGCCGGGTGGGGGGTGCTCCTCCTGCTGGTCGTGCCGCGGCACTTCGCGATCGGCGCGTCCGGCGTCTTCGGGGTGGGCCTGGGGGTCACCGCGTTCACCCTCGGCATGCGTCACGCGTTCGACGCCGACCACATCGCGGCGATCGACAACACCACCCGCAAGCTCATCGCGGAGGGACGGCGTCCGCTCACCGTCGGCTTCTGGTTCTCCCTCGGGCATTCCACGATCGTCTTCGGCTTGTGCCTGCTGCTCTCGCTCGGCGTGCGCGCGCTGGCCGGCGAGGTCGAGGACGGCTCCTCCACGCTGCACGACGTCACCGGCGTGATCGGCCTGTCGGTCTCCGGCACGTTCCTGTGCCTGCTCGGCGTGATCAACCTGGTCGTCCTGGTCGGCATCCTCCGTCTCGCCCGCGACCTGCGTGGCGGCCGGTTCGACGAGGCCGAGCTCGAGGCCCGGCTCGCCGGCCGGGGCCTGCTCAACCGCGTCCTCGGCCGGGTCACCGCGGCGGTGCGGAAACCGTGGCACATCTACCCGGTGGGCGTCCTGTTCGGCCTCGGTTTCGACACCGCGACCGAGGTCGGCCTGCTGGTCCTGGCCGGTGGCGCGGCCGCGTTCGCCCTGCCCTGGTACGCCGTCCTCGTGCTGCCGATCCTGTTCGCGGCGGGCATGACCCTGTTCGACGCGGCCGACGGGTTCTTGATGAACTACGCCTACGGCTGGGCGTTCGCCCGGCCGGCCCGCAAGATCTTCTACAACATCGCCGTCACCGCACTGTCCGTCGTGGTGGCGCTGGTGATCGGCGTGATCGAGCTGATCTCGGTGGTCGTGGACCGGACCGGCATCACGAGTGGCCCGCTGGCGTCGATCGCCGAGATCAACCTCGACCACGCCGGGTTCGTGATCGTGGGTCTGTTCGCGTTCACCTGGGTGGTCGCCTGGCTGGTGTGGCGGCTGGGGCGCATCGAGGAGCGCTGGACCGCCGACGCCGAGTAG
- a CDS encoding MFS transporter, giving the protein MTTTTRLPARIGVLTVATFAVGTDAFVVNGVLPELARSLDVSVGQAGQLVSVFAIAYAVLSPVLAAATGNWPRRTVLLAALGVFVLGNAVTALAPDYGLALASRVIAAAGAAAITPTAATAAAALAPPDRRGRAMSLVTLGLVSSTALGVPIGTLLGSVASWRQTMWLVAALGVVAAAGVALWLPPVPNPPATTLRERLAPLRDRAVVLILAATVAMFTGIYLVTIYLSVIVEGATSGDGVRLTVLLFAAGVAGTISNMVTGGWTDRFGPMRVITVAMTLGVLDYAFMPWTTATFTGALIAVVAYGLASWAVMVPQQHQLIAAAPATPSLVVSLNASAVYLAVSLAGVLGAGALELVRAAFLPWFAAVFLLAGLAAAAAAAKFKR; this is encoded by the coding sequence ATGACCACCACGACCCGCCTGCCCGCCCGGATCGGCGTGCTGACCGTCGCGACGTTCGCCGTCGGCACGGACGCCTTCGTCGTCAACGGCGTCCTGCCGGAGCTGGCCCGATCCCTGGACGTGAGCGTCGGCCAGGCCGGCCAGCTCGTGTCCGTCTTCGCGATCGCCTACGCCGTGTTGTCCCCAGTGCTCGCCGCCGCTACCGGGAACTGGCCACGACGCACCGTCCTGCTGGCGGCGCTCGGCGTCTTCGTCCTGGGCAACGCCGTCACCGCGCTCGCGCCGGACTACGGCCTGGCACTGGCCTCGCGGGTGATCGCCGCGGCCGGTGCCGCCGCCATCACACCGACGGCCGCCACCGCCGCGGCCGCCCTGGCCCCACCGGACCGCCGTGGCCGCGCGATGTCGCTGGTCACGCTGGGCCTGGTGTCATCGACGGCGCTGGGCGTGCCGATCGGGACACTGCTCGGTTCCGTGGCGAGCTGGCGGCAGACCATGTGGCTGGTCGCCGCGCTCGGCGTGGTCGCCGCGGCCGGTGTCGCGCTCTGGCTGCCGCCGGTGCCGAACCCGCCGGCGACCACCCTGCGGGAGCGCCTGGCGCCGCTGCGGGACCGGGCCGTCGTGCTCATCCTCGCCGCGACCGTGGCCATGTTCACCGGGATCTACCTGGTCACGATCTACCTCAGTGTGATCGTCGAAGGCGCGACCTCGGGCGACGGCGTCCGCCTCACCGTCCTGCTGTTCGCCGCCGGAGTGGCCGGCACCATCAGCAACATGGTCACCGGCGGCTGGACGGACCGCTTCGGCCCGATGCGGGTCATCACCGTCGCGATGACCCTCGGCGTGCTCGACTACGCGTTCATGCCGTGGACCACCGCGACGTTCACCGGCGCCCTGATCGCCGTCGTGGCCTACGGTCTCGCGTCATGGGCCGTGATGGTCCCGCAACAACACCAGCTGATCGCCGCGGCGCCGGCGACACCGTCCCTGGTCGTGTCGCTGAACGCGTCGGCGGTCTACCTCGCGGTGTCCCTCGCCGGAGTGCTCGGCGCCGGCGCGCTCGAGCTGGTGCGCGCCGCTTTCCTGCCGTGGTTCGCGGCCGTGTTCCTCCTCGCCGGGCTCGCCGCTGCCGCCGCGGCGGCGAAGTTTAAACGTTGA
- a CDS encoding metal-sensitive transcriptional regulator: MASYSGDKDAYLKRLRRVEGQIRGLQRMVEEDKYCIDILTQVSAATKALQAFSLELLEEHLSGCVVDAARAGGREAEVKVREASDAIARLVKS; encoded by the coding sequence ATGGCGAGCTACAGCGGTGACAAGGACGCCTACCTCAAGCGACTGCGCCGGGTGGAGGGCCAGATCCGTGGCCTGCAGCGGATGGTCGAAGAGGACAAGTACTGCATCGACATCCTGACGCAGGTCTCCGCGGCGACGAAGGCGCTGCAGGCGTTCTCCCTCGAACTGCTGGAGGAGCACCTCTCGGGCTGCGTGGTGGACGCGGCGCGCGCGGGCGGCCGCGAGGCCGAGGTGAAGGTCCGCGAGGCCAGCGACGCCATCGCCCGGCTGGTCAAGTCCTGA
- a CDS encoding DUF2188 domain-containing protein, with protein MSRVVYWVSPMLGSWDVRRGGEVLSHHERKRDAVRAAAKLARADRPSVLRIQRRDGSIEGRRLYGDDPLPAPG; from the coding sequence ATGTCGCGGGTCGTTTACTGGGTCTCGCCCATGCTGGGCAGCTGGGACGTCAGGCGGGGCGGGGAGGTGCTGTCGCACCACGAGCGCAAGCGGGACGCGGTGCGTGCGGCCGCGAAGCTGGCGCGCGCCGACCGCCCGAGTGTGCTCAGGATCCAGCGACGAGACGGATCGATCGAGGGCAGGCGGCTCTACGGCGACGATCCGCTGCCCGCTCCGGGGTGA
- a CDS encoding thiamine pyrophosphate-requiring protein translates to MSETVGDYLLRRLREWDVEQVFAYPGDGINGIVAAFGKADDRPRFVQARHEEMAAFEAVGYAKFSGHVGVCMATSGPGAIHLLNGLYDAKLDHVPVVAIVGQTARSAMGGSYQQEVDLQPLFKDVASEYLVEVNVAEQLPNALDRAIRTALAKRAPTALIIPADLQEQPYTPPKHAFKQVPSSPPGFPHPVVIPPEDELARAAEVLGAGEKVAILVGQGARNAAAEVREIAELTGAGVAKALLGKDVLPDDLPYVTGSIGLLGTRPSYEMMRDCDTLLIVGSNFPYSQFLPEFGQARAVQIDIDGSMIGMRYPTEVNLVGEAKGTLRALLPMVHRKDDRAWREKIEKNVASWWETVEQQAMVDADPVNPMRVVHELSKRIPVDAIVTADSGSSTNWYARNLRIRGRMRGSLSGTLATMGPGVPYAIGAKFACPDRPVIALVGDGAMQMNGLAELLTIRRYRQLWSDPRLVVCVFHNNDLNQVTWELRSMGGAPKFEQSQSLPEFSYAGFARSLGFEAVAVDDPDQLGPAWERALSADRPALLDVRCDPEVPPIPPHATFEQIKSTTEAMLKGDRDAWHILVEGLKTKAQELLPNR, encoded by the coding sequence ATGTCGGAGACGGTCGGCGACTACCTGCTGCGGCGCCTGCGGGAATGGGATGTGGAGCAGGTTTTCGCCTACCCGGGCGACGGGATCAACGGGATCGTCGCCGCGTTCGGCAAGGCGGACGACCGGCCCCGGTTCGTGCAGGCCCGTCATGAGGAGATGGCCGCGTTCGAGGCGGTGGGGTACGCCAAGTTCAGCGGGCACGTCGGGGTGTGCATGGCGACCTCGGGGCCGGGCGCCATCCATCTGCTCAACGGGCTCTACGACGCCAAGCTCGACCACGTCCCGGTGGTGGCGATCGTGGGACAGACCGCGCGCAGCGCCATGGGCGGCAGCTACCAGCAGGAAGTCGACCTGCAGCCGTTGTTCAAGGACGTCGCGAGCGAATACCTGGTCGAGGTCAACGTCGCCGAGCAGCTCCCCAACGCGCTGGACCGGGCTATCCGCACGGCACTGGCGAAACGGGCACCGACCGCGCTGATCATCCCAGCCGATCTGCAGGAGCAGCCGTACACGCCGCCGAAGCACGCGTTCAAGCAGGTGCCCTCCAGCCCGCCCGGGTTCCCGCACCCGGTGGTGATCCCGCCGGAGGACGAGCTCGCCCGTGCCGCCGAGGTGCTGGGCGCCGGGGAGAAGGTGGCGATCCTGGTCGGCCAGGGGGCGCGCAACGCCGCCGCCGAGGTCCGGGAGATCGCGGAGCTGACCGGCGCCGGTGTGGCGAAGGCGTTGCTGGGCAAGGACGTCCTGCCCGACGACCTGCCCTACGTCACCGGCTCGATCGGGCTGCTCGGCACCCGGCCGAGCTACGAGATGATGCGCGACTGCGACACGCTGCTGATCGTGGGCTCGAACTTCCCGTACAGCCAGTTCCTGCCCGAGTTCGGCCAGGCCCGCGCCGTCCAGATCGACATCGACGGCAGCATGATCGGCATGCGTTACCCGACCGAGGTGAACCTGGTCGGCGAGGCGAAGGGGACGCTGCGGGCGTTGCTGCCGATGGTGCACCGCAAGGACGACCGCGCGTGGCGGGAGAAGATCGAGAAGAACGTCGCGTCCTGGTGGGAGACCGTCGAGCAGCAGGCGATGGTCGACGCCGACCCGGTGAACCCGATGCGGGTGGTGCACGAGCTGTCGAAGCGCATTCCCGTGGACGCGATCGTCACGGCCGACTCGGGGTCGTCGACCAACTGGTACGCGCGGAACCTCCGCATCCGCGGGCGGATGCGGGGCTCGTTGTCCGGCACCCTGGCCACCATGGGACCGGGTGTGCCGTACGCGATCGGGGCGAAGTTCGCCTGCCCCGACCGGCCGGTGATCGCGCTGGTCGGCGACGGCGCGATGCAGATGAACGGCCTGGCCGAGCTGCTCACGATCCGCCGCTACCGGCAGCTGTGGTCCGATCCGCGGCTGGTGGTGTGCGTGTTCCACAACAACGACCTCAACCAGGTCACCTGGGAGCTGCGGTCGATGGGCGGCGCGCCGAAGTTCGAGCAGTCGCAGTCGCTGCCCGAGTTCTCCTACGCCGGGTTCGCCCGGTCGCTGGGGTTCGAGGCGGTCGCCGTGGACGACCCGGACCAGCTCGGCCCGGCGTGGGAGCGGGCGCTGTCGGCGGACCGGCCCGCGCTGCTGGACGTGCGTTGTGATCCGGAGGTGCCGCCGATCCCGCCGCACGCCACGTTCGAGCAGATCAAGTCGACCACCGAGGCGATGCTCAAGGGCGACCGCGACGCGTGGCACATCCTGGTCGAGGGGCTGAAAACCAAGGCGCAGGAGCTGCTGCCCAACCGCTGA
- a CDS encoding CoA transferase: MTDRTGALSGVVIADFSRVLAAPYATMLLADLGAEVIKVERPGSGDDTRAWGPPHADGEAVYFRSVNRNKRSIALDLTDPADLATAKELAARADVLVENFRPGTMARYGLGYDDLAPANPGLVYCSISGFGSGAGADLPGYDLLLQAVGGLMSVTGPAPGEPTKVGVALVDVLTGLHAAVGILSALRHRDATGEGQLMEISLLGALLSSMVNQSANHVMAGVVPGIMGNRHPSIAPYEVFQAADRPIVVAVGNDRQFAAFTAALGVPDLAADERFTTNSQRVAHVGELADLLGARLRARPADEWFELLTPLGVPCGPVNDLAEAFQLADRLGLAPRVPLGGLDVVRNPIGLAKTPPAYRQAPPRLGEHTDEVRSWLKDGV; this comes from the coding sequence GTGACCGATCGAACCGGGGCGCTGTCCGGCGTCGTCATCGCCGACTTCAGCCGGGTGCTCGCCGCGCCCTACGCGACCATGCTGCTCGCCGACCTCGGCGCCGAGGTGATCAAGGTCGAGCGGCCGGGCAGCGGGGACGACACCCGCGCGTGGGGGCCACCGCACGCCGACGGCGAGGCCGTCTACTTCCGGTCGGTCAACCGCAACAAGCGCTCGATCGCGCTCGACCTCACCGATCCGGCGGACCTGGCCACGGCCAAGGAGCTCGCCGCGCGCGCCGACGTGCTGGTCGAGAACTTCCGCCCGGGCACCATGGCGCGCTACGGCCTCGGCTACGACGACCTCGCCCCGGCCAACCCCGGCCTGGTGTACTGCTCGATCTCCGGGTTCGGCAGCGGCGCCGGGGCGGACCTGCCCGGCTACGACCTGCTGCTGCAGGCCGTGGGCGGGCTGATGAGCGTGACCGGGCCGGCCCCGGGCGAGCCGACCAAGGTCGGGGTCGCGCTCGTCGACGTGCTGACCGGGCTGCACGCGGCCGTCGGCATCCTGTCCGCGCTGCGTCACCGCGACGCGACCGGCGAGGGCCAGCTGATGGAGATCAGCCTGCTCGGCGCGCTGCTGTCCAGCATGGTCAACCAGAGCGCGAACCACGTCATGGCGGGCGTGGTCCCCGGCATCATGGGCAACCGGCACCCGTCCATCGCGCCGTACGAGGTGTTCCAGGCCGCCGACCGGCCGATCGTCGTCGCGGTCGGCAACGACCGGCAGTTCGCGGCCTTCACCGCGGCCCTCGGCGTGCCGGACCTGGCGGCCGACGAGCGGTTCACCACCAACTCGCAGCGGGTCGCGCACGTCGGCGAGCTCGCCGACCTGCTGGGCGCCCGGCTGCGGGCCCGGCCCGCCGACGAGTGGTTCGAGCTGCTCACGCCCCTGGGTGTGCCGTGCGGCCCGGTGAACGACCTCGCCGAGGCCTTCCAGCTCGCCGACCGGCTCGGGCTCGCGCCACGCGTCCCGCTCGGCGGGCTGGATGTCGTGCGCAACCCGATCGGGCTGGCGAAGACACCGCCGGCCTACCGCCAGGCGCCGCCCCGGCTGGGCGAGCACACCGACGAGGTCCGAAGCTGGCTCAAGGACGGCGTCTAG
- a CDS encoding heavy metal translocating P-type ATPase has product MTAAPELTEVELAIGGMTCAACANRIERKLNKLDRVTATVNYATEKAKVSFPAELDPRELVDTVVAAGYSATLPQPGDGGGEQVTGLRDRVIAAAVLSLPVVVLAMVPAWQVDYWQWISLALATPVVFGAGLPFHTAAWTNLRHRAATMDTLISVGTLAAYLWSLYALVFTGAGEIGMRHPFEFTLARGGDSRIYLEVATAVTTFILAGRYFEARAKRRAGAALRALLELGAKDVAVLRDGAEVRIPAGQLVVGDRFVVRPGEKIATDGEVEEGSSAVDVSMLTGESVPVEVGQGDAVVGATVNAGGRLVVRATRVGSDTQLAQMAKLVEQAQTGKAQVQRLADRVAGVFVPIVLVLALGTLITWLSLGGPPAAAFTAAVAVLIIACPCALGLATPTALLVGTGRGAQLGILIKGPEVLESTRRIDTILLDKTGTVTSGRMALVDVCLADGEDRGEVLRLAGSLEHASEHPIARAVAAAVDDHVPVTEFRNLEGLGVEGVVDGRAVVAGRGALLAERGLHLPDALARAKARAEELGRTVVAVGWDGQVRAALAVADTVKPSSAEAVRQLRALGLRPVLLTGDHETVARAVARAVGVTEVIAGVLPADKVEVVKRLQDQGRRVAMVGDGVNDAAALAQADLGLAMGTGTDVAIEASDLTLVRADLRVAADAIRLARRTLGTIKGNLFWAFAYNVAALPLAALGLLNPMIAGAAMALSSVFVVTNSLRLRAFS; this is encoded by the coding sequence ATGACCGCCGCCCCCGAGCTCACCGAGGTCGAACTGGCCATCGGCGGCATGACCTGCGCCGCGTGCGCGAACCGCATCGAGCGGAAGCTGAACAAGCTCGACCGCGTCACCGCCACGGTGAACTACGCCACCGAGAAGGCCAAGGTCAGCTTCCCCGCGGAACTCGACCCGCGGGAGCTGGTCGACACGGTTGTCGCCGCCGGGTACTCGGCCACGCTGCCGCAGCCCGGCGACGGGGGCGGCGAACAGGTGACCGGCCTGCGCGACCGGGTGATCGCCGCGGCGGTCCTGTCGCTGCCGGTGGTCGTCCTGGCGATGGTCCCGGCCTGGCAGGTCGACTACTGGCAGTGGATCTCACTGGCGCTGGCCACCCCGGTGGTGTTCGGCGCCGGCCTGCCGTTTCACACGGCGGCGTGGACGAACCTCAGGCACCGTGCCGCGACGATGGACACGCTGATCTCCGTCGGCACCCTGGCGGCCTACCTGTGGTCGCTGTACGCGCTCGTGTTCACCGGCGCAGGGGAGATCGGGATGCGCCACCCGTTCGAGTTCACCCTGGCCCGCGGCGGTGACAGCCGCATCTACCTCGAGGTCGCCACGGCGGTGACCACGTTCATCCTGGCCGGGCGCTACTTCGAGGCCCGCGCCAAGCGCCGCGCCGGTGCCGCGTTGCGGGCGCTGCTCGAGCTGGGGGCGAAGGACGTCGCCGTGCTGCGGGACGGCGCCGAGGTGCGGATCCCGGCAGGGCAACTGGTGGTGGGGGACCGGTTCGTCGTGCGGCCGGGCGAGAAGATCGCCACCGACGGCGAGGTCGAGGAGGGCTCGTCCGCGGTCGACGTGAGCATGCTGACCGGCGAGTCCGTGCCGGTCGAGGTCGGGCAGGGGGATGCCGTCGTCGGCGCGACCGTCAACGCGGGCGGCAGGCTCGTCGTCCGCGCCACCCGCGTCGGCTCGGACACGCAGCTCGCGCAGATGGCCAAGCTCGTCGAGCAGGCGCAGACCGGGAAAGCCCAGGTCCAGCGGCTGGCCGACCGGGTCGCCGGCGTCTTCGTGCCGATCGTGCTGGTGCTCGCCCTGGGCACCCTGATCACCTGGCTCTCCCTCGGCGGGCCGCCCGCGGCGGCGTTCACCGCGGCGGTCGCGGTGCTGATCATCGCCTGTCCCTGCGCGCTCGGGCTCGCCACGCCGACCGCGCTGCTGGTGGGCACCGGCCGGGGCGCGCAGCTCGGCATCCTGATCAAGGGCCCCGAGGTGCTGGAGTCGACGCGGCGGATCGACACGATCCTGCTGGACAAGACCGGCACCGTCACCAGCGGGCGGATGGCGCTGGTGGACGTGTGCCTCGCCGACGGCGAAGACCGCGGCGAGGTGCTGCGGCTGGCCGGTTCGCTGGAGCACGCGTCCGAGCACCCGATCGCCCGAGCCGTCGCGGCCGCCGTGGACGACCACGTGCCGGTGACGGAGTTCCGGAACCTGGAAGGTCTCGGCGTGGAAGGCGTGGTCGACGGCCGTGCCGTCGTCGCCGGGCGCGGCGCCTTGCTCGCCGAGCGGGGTCTGCACCTTCCGGACGCGCTCGCGCGGGCGAAGGCCCGGGCGGAGGAACTCGGGCGGACCGTGGTCGCGGTCGGCTGGGACGGCCAGGTGCGCGCGGCCCTGGCGGTGGCCGACACGGTCAAGCCGTCCTCGGCGGAAGCGGTGCGGCAGCTCCGGGCTCTCGGGTTGCGTCCAGTGCTGCTGACCGGCGACCACGAGACGGTCGCGCGGGCGGTGGCTCGCGCGGTCGGCGTCACCGAGGTGATCGCCGGGGTGCTGCCGGCCGACAAGGTCGAGGTGGTGAAACGCCTGCAGGACCAGGGCCGCCGGGTCGCGATGGTCGGGGACGGGGTCAACGACGCGGCCGCGCTCGCGCAGGCCGACCTCGGTCTGGCGATGGGCACCGGCACCGACGTGGCGATCGAGGCGAGCGATCTGACACTCGTGCGGGCCGACCTGCGCGTCGCCGCGGACGCGATCCGGCTCGCGCGGCGCACCCTCGGCACGATCAAGGGCAACCTGTTCTGGGCGTTCGCCTACAATGTGGCGGCGCTGCCGCTGGCCGCGCTCGGCCTGCTCAACCCGATGATCGCCGGGGCGGCGATGGCGCTGAGCTCGGTCTTCGTGGTGACCAATTCGCTGCGGCTGCGCGCGTTCTCGTAG
- a CDS encoding TetR/AcrR family transcriptional regulator: protein MPTRARERLVQTAEDLFYADGIRAVGVERLLEASGVGRASFYRHFASKDDLVETVLTERDQAWRRLLAEGVAARGGHPLAVFDFLAERFARADYRGCAFINAMAEVGDADAAVYELARAHKAAVTEYLAGLLDKAGYRESETLAAQLMLLIDGALVTALRERSAEPALRAKAIATALLGG from the coding sequence ATGCCCACTCGTGCCCGTGAACGACTCGTGCAGACCGCGGAGGACCTGTTCTACGCCGATGGCATCCGCGCGGTGGGTGTCGAGCGGCTGCTGGAGGCGTCCGGCGTCGGGCGCGCCTCGTTCTACCGGCACTTCGCGAGCAAGGACGACCTGGTCGAGACGGTGCTCACCGAGCGGGACCAGGCGTGGCGCCGGTTGCTGGCCGAGGGCGTCGCGGCGCGCGGCGGCCACCCGCTGGCGGTCTTCGACTTCCTGGCCGAGCGGTTCGCGCGCGCCGACTACCGGGGCTGCGCGTTCATCAACGCGATGGCCGAGGTCGGCGACGCGGACGCGGCCGTCTACGAGCTGGCCCGCGCGCACAAGGCGGCGGTGACCGAATACCTGGCCGGACTGCTGGACAAGGCGGGCTACCGGGAGAGCGAGACGCTCGCCGCCCAGTTGATGCTGCTGATCGACGGCGCGCTGGTCACGGCGCTGCGGGAGCGCAGTGCGGAACCGGCGCTGCGGGCCAAGGCCATCGCGACTGCCCTGCTCGGCGGGTGA
- a CDS encoding flavin-containing monooxygenase, translating into MPDAIVIGGGQSGLAAAHALREAGLKPVVLEAGAEPVGSWPRYYDSLTLFSPAGYSSLPGKRFPGDPRHYPVRDEVVAYLRDYAAGLDVDIRTGHRVESVRHNGNFVVRAGEEFEVPVVVAASGWFGKPHTPALPGLESFAGKVIHAADYREPSAFAGQRIVVVGAGNSGVQIAAELAEVALVTLATRRPVRYAPQRPLGKDLQFWFSVTGVAYLPRRIKGEPPTVPVIDTGHYRGLIRAGQPDRRPMFTRLDGNHVVWSDGHREPVDTLLLATGYRPDMPYLDGLGALDGRGVPKHRRGVSTSVPGLGYVGLEWQSTLVSASLRGVGRDARYVVRKLAPMR; encoded by the coding sequence ATGCCCGACGCGATCGTGATCGGAGGCGGCCAGTCCGGTCTCGCCGCGGCCCACGCGCTGCGGGAGGCCGGGCTGAAGCCGGTGGTGCTGGAGGCGGGAGCGGAGCCGGTCGGATCCTGGCCGCGCTACTACGACAGCCTCACGTTGTTCTCGCCCGCGGGCTACAGTTCCCTGCCGGGCAAGCGTTTTCCCGGCGATCCGCGGCACTACCCGGTGCGCGACGAGGTGGTCGCCTACCTGCGGGACTACGCCGCCGGGCTGGACGTGGACATCCGCACCGGGCACCGGGTGGAATCCGTGCGCCACAACGGGAATTTCGTCGTGCGCGCCGGGGAGGAGTTCGAGGTGCCGGTCGTAGTGGCAGCCAGCGGGTGGTTCGGCAAGCCGCACACGCCGGCGTTGCCCGGGCTGGAGTCCTTCGCGGGCAAGGTGATCCACGCGGCGGACTACCGCGAGCCGAGCGCGTTCGCCGGGCAGCGGATCGTCGTGGTCGGCGCGGGCAACTCCGGCGTGCAGATCGCCGCGGAGCTGGCCGAGGTCGCGTTGGTGACGCTCGCGACCCGCAGGCCGGTGCGGTACGCGCCGCAACGGCCGCTGGGCAAGGACCTGCAGTTCTGGTTCTCGGTCACCGGTGTCGCGTACCTGCCGCGGCGCATCAAGGGCGAGCCGCCGACCGTGCCGGTGATCGACACCGGCCACTACCGCGGGCTGATCCGCGCCGGGCAGCCGGACCGCCGCCCGATGTTCACCCGCCTCGACGGCAACCACGTCGTGTGGTCCGATGGCCACCGCGAACCCGTCGACACGCTCCTGCTCGCCACCGGGTACCGGCCGGACATGCCCTACCTCGACGGCCTCGGCGCGCTGGACGGGCGCGGCGTGCCGAAGCACCGGCGCGGCGTGTCCACGTCGGTGCCCGGCCTCGGGTACGTCGGGCTGGAGTGGCAGAGCACGCTGGTGTCCGCGAGCCTGCGCGGCGTCGGCCGCGACGCGCGGTACGTGGTCCGGAAGCTGGCCCCGATGAGGTAG
- a CDS encoding heavy-metal-associated domain-containing protein, translating to MTETVYTVTGMTCQHCVASVTEEVGRIEGVQDVKVDLPTGAVTVVSAGELSDDAIRAAVDEAGYALAPR from the coding sequence ATGACTGAGACCGTCTACACCGTCACCGGGATGACCTGCCAGCACTGCGTCGCGTCCGTCACCGAGGAGGTCGGCAGGATCGAGGGCGTCCAGGACGTCAAGGTCGACCTGCCGACCGGCGCGGTCACCGTCGTGAGCGCCGGAGAGCTGAGCGATGACGCGATCCGCGCCGCCGTCGACGAGGCCGGGTACGCACTCGCCCCGCGGTGA